AGGCCAAGGGCACCGACTATTACAATGAGACTATTGCCGAACTGCAAACGACAGTCGCCGACATTGAGAGCAACAGGGAACTGGCCAACCTTTATGGCCGCGTCATCGTCCCGCAGACGCACCAGGCTTTTGAGGCCAACCTTGCTGACTTCAGAGTCAACCAGGAGAGTTATCAAACCGTTCTCAAAACCCTGCTCGATTTGAATAAACAGCAGACCCTTTACTACCAGGCCCTGTCCGATTACATGACCGGCATGGCGAAACTGGAACTATTAAGCGGTGTCAACCTCAACGAACGTTGAGCGCCGACATCTTCGGCCGAGGTATCTTGCATGCGATATTTATTGTTTCTATTAACATTCGCGATCTTTAGCACAATCGCCCTGCCCCTTACCCGCACGGCCCTGACCGCAACCGTTCAGGCCGCCGAAGACGCCGAAAAATTCACCTGCGGCATGCATCCGATGGTTGTCGTCGACGAGCCGGGTCTTTGCCCGATTTGCCAGATGGACCTGACACCACTGACCCAGGGGAAAAACAATAAATCGGCCGGCCAGATCATCGAAATTGATGCCATCACTTCCCAGAAAATGGCGATCAGAACGTCCACAGTCACTCGCCGCAACATGGTCCGGACCGTTCATACTGTTGGCGTCGCTGACTACGAGGAACCGGGGCAACACGCGGTTAACAGCAAAGTGAGCGGCTGGGTCGAAAAACTCCATGTCAACCAAACCGGCCAGAGTGTCAACAAGGGAGACACGCTGCTCGACCTTTACAGCCCCGAACTGGTAGCGGCCCAATCAGAGCTGCTATTGGCCCTCAAGAACATGGATAAAATGGAACAAAGCGGCTTCAGCAATGCCGAGAGGGATGCGCTGCTGCTTCTCGAATCGGCGCGGAAGCGGCTGCAACTATGGGATATCAGCCAGGAGCAGATCACCGCACTGGAAACCTCTGGACAAGTTCAAAAGACCTTGACGATTCTGGCGCCGGCAAGCGGAATCGTCTCGAAAAAGCTGGTTCGCGAAGGCGAGTTCATCCAGGCTGGAAGAGAGCTTCTCGAGATTTCCGACATCTCAAAAATCTGGGTCTACGCTTATATCTACGAATATGAAGTCCCCTGGGTCAAGGTCGGTCAGGAAGCGAACCTGACCTTCCCATTCCCTCACGAGCCGATTAGCGGGCGTATCGATAGAATCTACCCTTATCTCGACAAGCGCTCGCGCACTATCCGGGTCCGCATCGCTCTCGACAACTCGAACCTCCGGCTCAAACCGGACATGTACGCCGACGTCGAAATCATGACCGAATCGGTTCAGGATAAGATCAGTATTCCGGCAGAGTCCGTATTGTACACCGGGAAACACAGGAGAGTATTTGTCGACCTGGGTGATGGCCACTTCGAACCTCGCCGGATCACAACCGGGTTGAACGATGATTCGGGATACGTCGAAATTCTCGATGGACTGCAAGAGGGAGAACAGGTCGTCACCTCGGCTCAGTTCATGCTCGACTCCGAAAGCAAGCTGAGGGAAGCCCTGCAGAAAATGCTGACGCCTGAAGTCCCCTCTGAACCGGAAGAGAACCTGGATGACCTTTTTTAACTGTTATTGTTCTCCCGAAAATGAAGAGTCAGGCATATGCTCGTAAAAATTATTGAATGGTCGATCAATAACAAGTTCATCGTTGTCCTGTTGACTTCGTTTATCGTTGTTGCCGGCATCTACAGCCTGCGCAATACGCCGATCGATGCGATTCCGGACTTGTCCGACGTACAGGTCATCATCTATACCGAATACCCGGACCAGGCCCCCCAGGTGGTCGAAGACCAGGTAACCTATCCCCTGACGACACAGATGCTCTCGGTGCCGAAAGCCAAGGTCGTCCGCGGCTACTCTTTTTTCGGATATTCCTTTGTTTACCTGATATTCGAGGATGGGACCGATATCTACTGGGCGCGTTCCAGGGTGCTCGAGTACCTTGACCAGGCCGCCGGAAAACTGCCGAAAGGCGTATCGCCGAGCCTTGGTCCGGATGCCACCGGTGTCGGCTGGATCTATGAATATGCTCTGAAAAGCGACGAACACGATCTGCAGCAGCTGCGCTCGATACAGGACTGGTACCTGCGATACCAGCTGACTGCGGTTGAGGGGGTTGCCGAGGTGGCGAGTATCGGCGGCTTTGTCAGGCAATACCAGGTGGCCCTGAATCCGAACCGCATGCTCGCCTACAACATCTCTCTGTCGCAAATCAAGAAAGCGATCCAGAATAGCAACAACGATGTTGGCGGCCGCCTGCTGGAGATGGGCGAGACCGAATTCATGATTCGCGGGCGCGGCTATCTCCGCGACATCTCTGATATCGAAAAGATCGTCGTCGGCAATGACAGTGATGGCGCGCCGGTACTGGTCAGCAACCTGGCTACGGTCACCCTTGGCCCCGAACTGCGCCGCGGCATTGCCGAACTCGATGGCGATGGCGAGATCGTCGGTGGCATCATCGTCATGCGCTACGGCGAAAACGCGATCAAAACCATTGATCGCGTCAAAGAGAAGCTTGATCAATTGCAAAGCGGTCTGCCGGATGGGGTCGAACTCGTCCCGGTCTACGACAGATCGACTCTTATCGAACGAGCGGTCTGGACCCTGAAGATCAAGGTCCTCGAAGAATGCCTGGTCGTTGCCCTGATCACATTCCTGTTTTTGCTGCATCTGCCGAGCGCTCTGGTTGCCATTATCACGCTGCCACTGTCAATCCTCATGGCTTTTGCCGTGATGCACTCCCAGGGGATTAATGCCAACATCATGAGCCTGGGCGGGATCGCCATCGCGATCGGGACCATGATAGATGCCGCGATCATCATGACCGAAAACATGCACAAGCATTTAGAACGGAGTCGGGGGCAGAAATCGCACTGGCAGATCGTTATCGAGGCCTCGAAAGAGGTCGGCCCGACCCTGTTTTTCTCCCTGCTGGTCATCACCGTCTCCTTCATCCCGGTTTTCGCCCTGCAGGAGCAGTCCGGGCGACTGTTCAAACCACTGGCCTATACCAAAACCTACTCGATGGCGGCCGCCGCTCTCTTCTCGGTGACCCTGGTCCCGATCCTGATGGGCTGGTTTATTCGCGGCCGGGTCAAACCGGAACAGGCCAGTCCCCTGAATCGGTTTTTCATCAGGATCTACCATCCGATGATCGATTTTGTCCTGCGGCACCGCCGGCCGACCCTGCTGGTCGCGCTTGTCCTGATTGCCTCAATTGCCTGGCCGCTGTGGCTGGCACCGCGTCCCCTCGGGACAGAATTCATGCCGGCCCTCTACGAAGGCGATCTGCTTTATATGCCAACGACCCTTCCCGGCATCTCGACCACCAAGGCCCGGGAGCTGCTGCAACAGACTGACCAGATCATCGCTGCGTTCCCTGAAGTCGAAAGAACCTTCGGCAAGGTCGGGCGCGCCGAAACAGCGACCGATCCGGCCCCTTTATCGATGTTGGAAACAACAATCATGCTCAAACCGGAATCGGAATGGCGCATGCTGCACCAGGATCGATTCTACACGGAATGGTGGAGCTGGCTCGAATTCATCAAAATCCCGCTGCGGCTGGTCTGGCCGGAGAAAACAAGGATTACAGTCAACCAGCTGATTGAAAAACTCGACCAGGAAATCCAGTTCCCGGGTCTGACCAATGCCTGGACAATGCCGATCAAGACCAGAATCGATATGCTGTCGACAGGTATCAAGACCCCGGTTGGCATTAAAGTCCTCGGCGAAGACCTCGAAGTTCTGTCGGAGATCGGGCAGCAGATAGAAGCGCTTATGCGCAAACAGGAAGGAACGCTCAGTGCTTTCTCCGAGCGGGTGGTTGGCGGCTACTATCTCGATTTCGAAGTCAATCGTACCACCGCCTCGCGCTACGGGCTGACGGTAGGCCAGGTTCAGGAAGCGGTTCAGGTCGCGGTCGGCGGCATCAATGTCACCCAGACCGTCGAAGGGAGAGAGCGCTACCCGATCAATCTCCGCTACCAGAGAGATTACCGCGACGACCTCTCCTCGCTGAAGAGAATACTGGTTCCCCTGCAGGATGGCTCCGGCAGTCATGTTCCCCTGTCGCAGCTGGCCGATTTGAAAATCGTCCAGGGACCGCCGATGATCAAAAGCGAAAACGCACTGCAGACGGCATGGGTCTATGTCGACCTGCGCGACATCGATGTCGGGACCTTTGTCGATCGGGCGAAGCGGGTTGTCAGCGACAACGTGTCATTGCCGGAGGGCTACACCATCGTCTGGAGCGGCCAATATGAATATCTTCAGGCCGCCAAGGAGAGGTTCCGGGTCATTATTCCACTGACCCTGCTGCTCATACTGCTTATTCTCTACCTCAACACCCGTTCCGTCATCAAGACAGCGATCGTCTTGCTGGCCGTGCCATTCTCGCTGGTCGGTGCCTTCTGGTTTCTTTACATCCTCGGATACCACATGTCCGTCGCCACCTGGGTCGGTATTATTGCTTTGGCCGGCCTCGACGCCGAAACCGGTGTCGTCATGCTGTTGTATCTTGACCTGTCTCATCGGCTCTGGAAAAAAGAGGGACGCATGTTGAACAGAGGCGACCTGGTTCAGGCGATTCATCACGGCGCCGTGCGCCGGATCCGACCCAAGATCATGACGATCGCCGTCATCGTCGCCGGCCTGCTGCCGATCATGTGGAGCCAGGGCACCGGAGCCGATGTCATGAAACGGATCGCCGCACCGATGATCGGCGGGGTCATGACCTCAGGCATCATGGAGCTGCTGGTTTACCCGGTAATCTTTTTCATCTGGCAGCAACGCAAGTTACTGCCAGAGATACACCCGACCGACCCCAACCCGAGTATCGATCGAGACCAGGCGTAACCCCCGACTGAACTTCATTACGCCGGGAAAAAGTATTTTCACGCCAGCAACTATGGGCTGAAATTCATCGGCACCAGCAAGAGTAGCCGATGGCTACCTCACTTTTCGCATTTCACCCATTGGCAATAATTCCCATCCTGCTACAATCCTTACAAAATAAGTAAACAATACATAAGAACTGTTTCACTTTATTACCGATATCTGCTTAAGGCGAATACTCCAGAAACCAGGTTATGCCGTGAAACCAGAAAAAGCTTGAAAGCAGTTGATTGTAATAAGGACCGACAAGCAGTACCAACATGAAAGAGAAGGGGAGATAAAAAATGAAAAAGAACCACTTGAAAAATGGCAGCTTCTGGTTCATGCTCCTGGTCGCTACCGCCCTGTGCGCAAACAGCGCCATGGCGGCTCCGCTGCCGGGAGGGACTCTGGACCCGACGACAATTACCAAGTATGTCCAACCGCTCGTCATTCCTCCGGTCATGCCGAAGGCAGTGACTCAACCTGCCGTAACTGATGCTGCTGGCAACCCGGTCCCTGTACCGGCCGCCGAGTACAACATCGCTGTTCGGCAGTTCAAGCAGCAGATCCTCCCGGGTGGCGTCTGGAATACGGTGAACGGTCGAGCCGACGCGTTCCCGCCAACTCCGATCTGGAGCTACGGCTCAGCCTCGGATGATCCGGTCGCTGTCGCCAACTACACGGCCCCGGCACCACTGGCCGCGCCCGGGACCCCGACATTCAACTATCCGGCCCTGACGGTTGAAGCAACCGCCTACACTGCCAACACCGTTCGCTGGATCAACGACCTGAAGGACCCTCTGACCGGGAATTACCGACCACACCTGCTGACCGGTACCGTTGACCAGACGTTGCACTGGGCCAACCCGGCCAACTCCGGCTGCGTCAACGCCAACCAGGTTCCGCAGACCGACTGCAACACCTACAACCCGACACCATACACCGGTCCGGTACCGATCGTTACTCACGTCCATGGCGCGCACGTCAACGCCAACTCCGACGGCTACCCGGAAGCCTGGTGGCTGCCGGGCGCAAATAACATTCCGGCAGGCTATGCCAAAACCGGAACCCTGTACACCCAGTATAACGTGCTCACCGGTCAAGCGCAGGATGCGCAACAGCGTGATGCAAATGGCAATATAACGGGTACCGTTCAGGTCGATTTTGATCCGGTAGACGGCGCCGCGTTCTACAGTTACGAAAACACCCAGCCGGCAACCACCCTCTGGTACCACGACCATTCGCTCGGCATTACCCGCCTCAACGTTTATGCCGGCCCGGCCGGTTTCTGGTTGCTCCGTGGCGGTGCCAACGATGTGCCAGCCGGCACCTTGCCAGGCCCCGCCCCGGTTCTGGGTGAAGATCCGAACTTTGATCCGGTCGTTCGCGCCAAGATTCGCGAAATCCCGGTTGTCATCCAGGACCGCTCGTTCAACGCCGACGGCACGCTCTTCTACCCCAACAATCGTGCCTTCTTTGACGGCTTCAACGGCCCCTACGTTGGCGCTACCGATCCGGTTACCGGTCAACAAGTCAGTGATATCAACCCGATCTGGAACCCGGAAGCATTCTTTAATACCATGGTCGTCAATGGCACCACCTGGCCTAACCTCGATGTTGCTCCGGCCAAGTACCGCTTGCGCCTGCTCAACGGCAGCAACTCGCGCTTCATCAACCTGTCGATGTTTGAAGTCATAAAAAGCAAGACCGATAAGAAGCAAATCATCCAGGGGAAGACCAAAAAAACCTACAACGACAAGTATGGTGCGGAACTTCCTTTCTACCAGATCGGCGGCGACCAGGGATTCCTGCCGCAGGTTGTTAAAATCCAGACCGGCATGATCACCGCGCTGCCGGGCAATGGCACCCTCCCGGCGCCGGCCCTGCTGCCCGATCCGATGCAGGCTCTGCTGATGGCCCCGGCCGAGCGGGCTGACGTTATCGTCGACTTCAGCGGCCTGCCGGACGGTACTGTTATCCGCATGATCAACACGGCTCCGGACGCCCCGTTTGGCGGCTTCCCGGACATCCCGGCCGACCCGGCAACTTCCGGCCAGGTCATGGAGTTCACAGTTAACAGCGTTGCCGTACCTGTTCTACCTACAGACTTGACAACCGCATCACCCCTGGCTCTGACCCTGCCGGCTGAAGCAGCGAATGCCAAAGCTGTTGCTCAGAGCCGCCCTCTCAGCCTGAATGAAGAGGAGTCGATGCAGGTCTGTGTTCAGGTCAGCCCGACCGGCGCAATCACCACGGTCGCGACCTTCCCGCCGCATACCCTCAACATCGCGGCCCAGTGCGCTGCCCTGAACGCTGTTCCGCAGGCTCCGAAAGCGGCACTGCTTGGCCTGATTCAGAATGATCCGACCCAGGCGACTCCGGCCCTGCCGGCAGGTCCGCTGGTTGGCGTACCGCTGATGTGGAAAGACCCGATCACCGAGAACCCACAAGTCGGTGATACTGAAAACTGGGACTTCTACAACCTGACTGTCGACGTACACCCGATTCACATGCACCTTGTCCGTTACCAGATCCAGCATCGCCAGCTGTTTGACCCTCTCTCTCCGACATTCGCGCCAATTGGCCCGCAGGTTCCACCTCTGGCTAATGAGCTCGGCTACAAGGATACCGTTCTCTCGTATCCGGGAGAGATCACCAGGGTCAAGGCGACCTTTGACCTGCCAGGTCTCTACGTCTGGCACTGTCATATCGTCGAACATGAAGACAACGAGATGATGCGTCCGTTCTTCGTCGGTGCGAAACCGGCTAACTTCCCTGTACCTTAACCAGCAGATAGGACGTCAAACAGGAGCCACCTTCCCTTGTCGGGGAAGGTGGCTCTTTCTTTAAAGTTTGCTAAACTTTGTGCAGTCTGCATCAAGGCAAGGCAATAATAGAAGTCCCGGCATGCGACGCTAACAACAACCAACCTATTTCGGCAGACGGGGGTATTCACCATGAAGAGATTCCTTTTAATCAGTTCCTTCCTTTTACTGCTTCCCGCAAATGCCTGGGTCGCCGAAGATGTCGCGGCAAAAACCGACAGCATTGATGATCTGAACTACAGTCTTGGCTATTACCTCGGGCTTGAGCTTAAAAAAGCCGGTGTTGAAATGCGGCCGGAGCCTCTTTATCAGGCGATCTACGCCGCGCTCGCCCAGGACCAGAAACCCGCATTAAGCCGTGAAGAAATGGCGGCTTTGTTACAGGACGCAAGGGAGCAGAGCCAATGAAACGACTCATTCTTTTATTCATTCTCTTGCCGTGCCTCTCACTGGCAAATTCTCAAACTGATCCTGCATTGATCGGCGACAGGACCGACGCTTTGAACTACAGTCATGGCTTTGCCACCGGGGAAAAAATCGTTCAGCGAAATATCGATTTTCGAACCGCCGCCTTTTCCCAAGGACTCTACGACGCCCTGGAAAACAAAACACCGCGTCTCAGCGAAGAATTGATGGCACAATTAACAAACGTCGACAACCAGGGTCAGGCACCGGAAAAGGCCTTTCGCCTTCCGGGGCAGAAGTATATCAGCGAGAATGCCTCCAAAGAAGGAGTCGTTACCCTGCCGAGCGGCGTGCAGTACAAGGTAGTCAAGTCGGGAGACGGCGTCGAAAGCCCCAAACTCAGCGATTCGGTTCTGGTAAACTACAAGGCCGCGACGATTGACGGGACGCCGTTTTCCAGCACCTATCCTCTCGGCATACCGACGCCGGAGGAGATCGCGGTCAACGAAGTGGTTAAAGGTTGGACCGAAGCGTTGCTGTTGATGCATGAAGGGGACAAGTGGGAAGTAACGATCCCCTACTACCTGGCATACAGGGATGCTGGACCGATGGCAGGACAAACCATCGTCGTCGAAATTGAACTCGTTAAAATTTACAAAAGCGCTCAATAAACTTATTGGTGTATTATTTTTTTTGCAGCATCATTCAATGCAATGATTGAAGTCCACACAATCCATTAACTAAAAGGAGTTGAAAATGAGAAAAACTGCCCTTGTTATCTGCGTACTGCTGATTCTTCCCATGAGTGGATGGGGAGCCAAAAAACCTGCTATTGAAACCGAGGACGATCGTATCAGTTACAGTGTCGGCCATCAGGTCGGTCGTGACATGGTCCGCCAGGAAGTCAAGGTTAATCCCGAGGTTCTGCTTCAGGGCATTCTCGACGCGACCGATGGCAACGAGCCGATGATGCCGTTTGACCAGATGATCGACACGCTTGTCGCACTGAAAGAAAAAATTGTCGCCAAGGCAGAGCAAAAGAACGATAGCATGCGTATGCTCGGTGTCGAGTTCATGAAAAAAAATGCCAAGAAAGAGGGCGTTGTGACCCTCGACAGCGGCCTGCAGTACAAGGTGATCAAGAAAGGTAAAGGCAAGAAACCGGCCCTCGGCGAGACAATCCAGGTCAATTACACCGGCCGGGAGATCAATGGCAAGGTTTTCGACACGACCTACATTGAAGGACAATGGAAACCGCTCGAGTTAAAACTTGAAGGCGTGATCCCCGGGTGGCTCGAAGGCCTTCAGATGATGAAGGAAGGTGCGAAGTGGGAGCTCTACATCCCGGCGCTGCTTGGCTTCCCGGCAACAACACCGTTAGGCGGACAGACCGTTATCTATGAACTGGAACTGGTCAAGGTCGGGAAATAAGACTGATGATTCTTGAACGTAATGGCATCGCCTTTCGTTTGGCGTTACTCGCGTTTTTATTGATGTTCGTTATTTCGACGCCTGTTTCTGGTGCTCAGCACGAGTACCAGGAACAGGCTGTCGTCGATAAAGAAGAGGAACCGGCCGAAGAACCACCGGAGGTCGATCTGTCTAAAAGCATCAGCAGGATCAGTTATGCCATGGGATACAAAATCGGGGACATGTTCCAGAATCTCAAACTCACGATTATCCCCGACGCGGTTTTAAAAGGTATGTACGACGCCCGAAAGAATATCAGGCCGGCCCTGACCAAGGCCGAAATCAAACTGATCTTGCGTGATCCAAAGAGATACATGATCGAAGATATTGAATCAGTTGCACAAAAGAACGAAGTCGAGGAGAACCTTTTTTTGCAGGCCAATGCGAAACGAGAAGGGGTTGTAACTCTTGACAGCGGCCTGCAGTACAGCGTGATGCGTTCCGGGACCGGAAAAAAACCGAAGTCGTCTGACCTGGTCAAGATAAATTACAAGGGCCGCACCCTCAAGGGATATGTATTCGACAACACTTACATCAAGGGAGAACCTTCAAAACTTGCCATAACCAGTCTTCTACCGGGGATGGCTGAAGCCTTGCTGCTGATGCAGGAGGGCGCCAAATGGGAGATATACCTGCCGAATGCCCTGGCTTACGGTAACCAGGGGCCGATGGCCGGACAGGCTCTTATCTTTGAAGTCGAATTATTGGAAGTTATGCCCTAGGAGACTTTTTCAAACTTACGATTTCGGCATGCCCGGCCAAGGCTTGGGTAATAAAAAACTCTTCAATTAAAAAGGTCCCGATTCAATCGGGACCTTTTTAATTGTTCTGTCGTGCAATTTCATCCACCAACAAAAGAAAAGATCGGCTCAGGGGGATTTGCAGCAAGATTATTATTAAGCAAATTCAGGTTAAAGGCGTAATGCAGCAACTGGGTTGAGTTTTCAACACCGACTTTGCCGTAAATACTGCTGCGATGCTTATCTGCGGTCTTGGGGCTGATAGAGAGCTTTTCACTGATCTCTCGACTGTTCAGCCCTTCTATCAGTAGATCAAAGACTTCTTTTTCACGTTTCGAGAGCTTATTGAAACCATCGTAGGGATTCTCCTCGGGACTTTCACCTCGCGGTTTTGTCCGGGTTCCCTC
The Desulfuromonas sp. DNA segment above includes these coding regions:
- a CDS encoding efflux RND transporter periplasmic adaptor subunit produces the protein MRYLLFLLTFAIFSTIALPLTRTALTATVQAAEDAEKFTCGMHPMVVVDEPGLCPICQMDLTPLTQGKNNKSAGQIIEIDAITSQKMAIRTSTVTRRNMVRTVHTVGVADYEEPGQHAVNSKVSGWVEKLHVNQTGQSVNKGDTLLDLYSPELVAAQSELLLALKNMDKMEQSGFSNAERDALLLLESARKRLQLWDISQEQITALETSGQVQKTLTILAPASGIVSKKLVREGEFIQAGRELLEISDISKIWVYAYIYEYEVPWVKVGQEANLTFPFPHEPISGRIDRIYPYLDKRSRTIRVRIALDNSNLRLKPDMYADVEIMTESVQDKISIPAESVLYTGKHRRVFVDLGDGHFEPRRITTGLNDDSGYVEILDGLQEGEQVVTSAQFMLDSESKLREALQKMLTPEVPSEPEENLDDLF
- a CDS encoding CusA/CzcA family heavy metal efflux RND transporter, whose product is MLVKIIEWSINNKFIVVLLTSFIVVAGIYSLRNTPIDAIPDLSDVQVIIYTEYPDQAPQVVEDQVTYPLTTQMLSVPKAKVVRGYSFFGYSFVYLIFEDGTDIYWARSRVLEYLDQAAGKLPKGVSPSLGPDATGVGWIYEYALKSDEHDLQQLRSIQDWYLRYQLTAVEGVAEVASIGGFVRQYQVALNPNRMLAYNISLSQIKKAIQNSNNDVGGRLLEMGETEFMIRGRGYLRDISDIEKIVVGNDSDGAPVLVSNLATVTLGPELRRGIAELDGDGEIVGGIIVMRYGENAIKTIDRVKEKLDQLQSGLPDGVELVPVYDRSTLIERAVWTLKIKVLEECLVVALITFLFLLHLPSALVAIITLPLSILMAFAVMHSQGINANIMSLGGIAIAIGTMIDAAIIMTENMHKHLERSRGQKSHWQIVIEASKEVGPTLFFSLLVITVSFIPVFALQEQSGRLFKPLAYTKTYSMAAAALFSVTLVPILMGWFIRGRVKPEQASPLNRFFIRIYHPMIDFVLRHRRPTLLVALVLIASIAWPLWLAPRPLGTEFMPALYEGDLLYMPTTLPGISTTKARELLQQTDQIIAAFPEVERTFGKVGRAETATDPAPLSMLETTIMLKPESEWRMLHQDRFYTEWWSWLEFIKIPLRLVWPEKTRITVNQLIEKLDQEIQFPGLTNAWTMPIKTRIDMLSTGIKTPVGIKVLGEDLEVLSEIGQQIEALMRKQEGTLSAFSERVVGGYYLDFEVNRTTASRYGLTVGQVQEAVQVAVGGINVTQTVEGRERYPINLRYQRDYRDDLSSLKRILVPLQDGSGSHVPLSQLADLKIVQGPPMIKSENALQTAWVYVDLRDIDVGTFVDRAKRVVSDNVSLPEGYTIVWSGQYEYLQAAKERFRVIIPLTLLLILLILYLNTRSVIKTAIVLLAVPFSLVGAFWFLYILGYHMSVATWVGIIALAGLDAETGVVMLLYLDLSHRLWKKEGRMLNRGDLVQAIHHGAVRRIRPKIMTIAVIVAGLLPIMWSQGTGADVMKRIAAPMIGGVMTSGIMELLVYPVIFFIWQQRKLLPEIHPTDPNPSIDRDQA
- a CDS encoding copper oxidase; the encoded protein is MKKNHLKNGSFWFMLLVATALCANSAMAAPLPGGTLDPTTITKYVQPLVIPPVMPKAVTQPAVTDAAGNPVPVPAAEYNIAVRQFKQQILPGGVWNTVNGRADAFPPTPIWSYGSASDDPVAVANYTAPAPLAAPGTPTFNYPALTVEATAYTANTVRWINDLKDPLTGNYRPHLLTGTVDQTLHWANPANSGCVNANQVPQTDCNTYNPTPYTGPVPIVTHVHGAHVNANSDGYPEAWWLPGANNIPAGYAKTGTLYTQYNVLTGQAQDAQQRDANGNITGTVQVDFDPVDGAAFYSYENTQPATTLWYHDHSLGITRLNVYAGPAGFWLLRGGANDVPAGTLPGPAPVLGEDPNFDPVVRAKIREIPVVIQDRSFNADGTLFYPNNRAFFDGFNGPYVGATDPVTGQQVSDINPIWNPEAFFNTMVVNGTTWPNLDVAPAKYRLRLLNGSNSRFINLSMFEVIKSKTDKKQIIQGKTKKTYNDKYGAELPFYQIGGDQGFLPQVVKIQTGMITALPGNGTLPAPALLPDPMQALLMAPAERADVIVDFSGLPDGTVIRMINTAPDAPFGGFPDIPADPATSGQVMEFTVNSVAVPVLPTDLTTASPLALTLPAEAANAKAVAQSRPLSLNEEESMQVCVQVSPTGAITTVATFPPHTLNIAAQCAALNAVPQAPKAALLGLIQNDPTQATPALPAGPLVGVPLMWKDPITENPQVGDTENWDFYNLTVDVHPIHMHLVRYQIQHRQLFDPLSPTFAPIGPQVPPLANELGYKDTVLSYPGEITRVKATFDLPGLYVWHCHIVEHEDNEMMRPFFVGAKPANFPVP